The Procambarus clarkii isolate CNS0578487 chromosome 39, FALCON_Pclarkii_2.0, whole genome shotgun sequence genome window below encodes:
- the LOC123760347 gene encoding probable peptidoglycan muropeptide transporter SLC46 encodes MLTFPCLMGTSAALVFVRYKLQSCTVALAATTTVAAPLQEVHHVNDSSCTRSLHTHPERVDRGSVWEVLKPARLAETATVVFKKRENGARTQIVGHVVIIWFLLFDSGVFQFEFLYTRKKFGWDYFTYTLFSITKSLMRAMGSFVIMPTMSYRFRVEDSLLGFTGAASYMFQYIITATAPVGWVLFVAGVASCCCDMSFGSSRGALSKLVTEEELGAIFSIVAVGEAVLPLASGPLFTAVYNATLDVFPGAIFALTSCFFAIICCLYTWLMTRPERPLPNNVKFFVR; translated from the exons ATGCTTACATTTCCTTGTTTAATGGGCACTTCAGCGGCTCTTGTGTTCGTGCGGTATAAACTGCAGAGTTGTACTGTCGCCCTCGCTGCGACGACCACTGTCGCTGCTCCACTACAAGAGGTACACCACGTTAATGACTctagct GTACCCGGTCCCTGCACACACACCCGGAGCGAGTCGACAGGGGCAGCGTGTGGGAGGTTCTCAAGCCCGCCAGACTGGCAGAGACGGCCACTGTGGTCTTCAAGAAGCGTGAGAATGGCGCGCGAACGCAGATAGTCGGCCATGTCGTCATCATTTGGTTCCTCCTGTTTGACAGCG GCGTGTTTCAATTCGAATTTCTGTACACGAGGAAGAAGTTTGGATGGGACTACTTCACGTACACCCTCTTCAGCATCACCAAGTCACTAATGCGCGCCATGG GGAGCTTCGTAATAATGCCTACGATGAGCTACCGGTTTAGAGTGGAGGACTCCCTGCTAGGCTTCACTGGCGCTGCCTCGTACATGTTCCAGTACATCATCACCGCCACGGCGCCTGTTGGATGGGTCCTCTTTGTGG CTGGGGTAGCCTCCTGCTGCTGTGACATGAGCTTCGGGTCATCCCGTGGGGCTCTCTCTAAGCTGGTGACAGAGGAGGAGCTGGGAGCCATCTTCTCCATCGTGGCCGTGGGTGAAGCGGTCCTGCCTCTCGCCAGCGGTCCTCTCTTCACTGCCGTCTATAATGCCACACTCGACGTCTTCCCCGGTGCCATTTTTGCCCTTACATCCTGCTTCTTTGCCATCATCTGCTGCCTGTACAC GTGGTTGATGACTCGCCCTGAAAGACcattgcctaataatgtcaaatttTTTGTTCGCTAG